The Alphaproteobacteria bacterium LSUCC0719 genome includes the window GGCTTGGCGGTGCTGCATGGCAGGCGCGTGTGGCGCGGATCAAGGGGCGGGTCCGGATCATGGCTGAACAGCTGATCAATATCGCGGCACAGCGCCAGACAGCCAAGGCCGAGCCGCTGCAACCTGAGGCGGGAAGCTATGCGGAATTCTGCGCCCGCTTTGGCTTTGTCGAGACAGATGACCAGCTTGGCGCGATTGAAGATGTCGTTGGTGATCTTGCGTCGGGGCGGGCAACGGACAGGTTGATTTGCGGGGATGTCGGCTTTGGCAAGACTGAAGTGGCACTGCGTGCCGCATTCATTGCCGCGATGTCGGGCTATCAGGTGGCGCTTGTCGCGCCGACGACGCTTCTGGCACGCCAGCATGGGCGGCTCTTTGCCGACCGGTTTGCCGGGTTTCCGGTAAAGACAGGGGTATTGTCACGGATGACATCGGCGGCTGATGCCAGACAGATCCGCACCGACATCGCTTCGGGAGATGTGCAGATTGCCATCGGCACGCATGCGCTTCTGGCAAAGTCCATCAATTTCAACAATCTCGGTCTGCTGATCGTCGATGAAGAGCAGCATTTCGGTGTCGGTCAGAAGGAACGGCTGAAGGAACTTCGCGGTGATATCCATGTGCTGACATTATCCGCAACTCCGATTCCGCGTACGCTGCAGATGGCTCTGTCGGGCGTTCGTGAGATGTCGCTGATCGCCACCCCGCCTGTCGACAGGCTGGTGGTGCGCACCTTTGTCGGTCCCTGGGACGGGGTTGTATTGCGCGAGGCGATCAAGCGCGAGATGTTCCGGGGTGGTCAGGTATTCTGCGTCTGTCCGCGCATTGAGGATCTGCAACGTGTCTATGACCGGCTGACGGTTCTTGTGCCGGATGCACGGATCCTATCGGCGCATGGCCGTATGCCTGCTGCCGAACTCGATGACGTCATGACCCGCTTTGCCGACGGTGATGCCGACATTCTGCTGTCGACCAATATCGTGGAATCCGGGATCGACATTCCGACCGCGAACACCATGATCATCCACCGTGCGGATATGTTCGGCCTATCACAACTCTATCAGCTTCGCGGACGGGTCGGCCGTGGTCGCCAGCGTGCCTATGCCTATCTGACATCGGATCCAAACCGTCTTTTGACGCCACATGCCCGGCGTCGGCTTGAAGTCATGCAGACGCTTGATACGCTTGGTGCCGGATTTACGCTTGCATCCTATGACATGGATATTCGTGGTGCTGGCAATCTACTGGGCGATGAGCAATCGGGCCATGTACGCGAAGTTGGCGTCGAGCTGTATCAGGAGATGCTGCGTCAGGCCGTCGAGACGGCGCGCGCCGGTGGTGATACCGACAGCACCGAGCCGGACTGGACACCGCAGCTGAATCTGGGACTTGAGGTGCGGATACCCGAGGATTACGTCACCGATCTTACGGTAAGGCTGTCACTCTATCGACGGATTGCCAATCTTGATATCGCCTCCGAGGCCGATGGTTTGATTGCCGAGCTTGTCGACCGGTTCGGGTCGGTGCCGGATTCGGTGCGCAACCTGCTAGCGGTAATCGAACTGAAGCAGCTGTGCCGACGCATCGGGGTGGAGCGTATCGACGTCGGTCCAAAAGGCCTGTCGCTGGCCTTCCGCAACAATGAATTCTCCAGACCCGAACAGCTTGTCGCTTGGATTTCCAGCAAGGCTGGCGAGGTCCAGCTGCGTGCCGACCACAAGATTGTCATGCAGCGTACAATGCCGGCAGCAGATGGCCGGCCGGCGATTTGCAAGCAGATTGTTCAGGAACTGCTGGCGCTTGGCGGATAGTGCCTAAAGCGCCTATAGCGCCGCCGCCGCGTCGATGGCCGGCACCAGATGTTCGGGCAGATGGGCGCCGGCAATGGCATATTTGCCGCCAAAGATGAAGAATGGCACGCCGTCAAGTCGCATCCTGTTGCCGGTTGCAAGATGGGTATCGAGCTGGCGCGCCACGGTTTCGTCCGCGGCCATGTCGATCAGGTCTGCACGACCGAACGCAACCGCGATATTTTCCAGCACTTGCGGGTCGCTGATATCCTGTCCTTCCACGAAATAGGCCCTGTAAACAGCTTCAGACAGCTCGGCGCTGTCATGTCCGGCGGCAATCAGCATACGATGTGCCGGCCTGCTGTCTGGCGTGCGTGAAATCGCGTCAAACCGGAATTCGATACCACTGTCGAGGCCTGCCGCCGCCACACGTCCATAAACTGCCGCCGCAGAGTTGCCGAATTTCGCGCTCAGATAGGCGTCGCGTTCCATCCCTTCGTGCGGCATGGTCGGGTTCAGCAGGAAGGTACGCCAGATATAGGATGGTCTGATGTCCGGCCGCGACTCGAAAGCCATGTCAAGGCGACGTTTGCCGATATAGCACCAGGGGCAGATGACATCGGCAAACACCTCTACCGCTACGGTTCTGATGTCTGTCTGGGCTGACTGTTCCTGCATCTGCCTGTCCCCTGTGGCGCAAATTTGTAGCGCAAATTGCCCGTCTTGGCTTGCTTGCACGCCGCGCGATCGGTCATATCTAAGCACATACAGGCGACGCAATGACGCTGCAAGGATATGGATGCTGCCGGGATGACGCAAGGACGCGAAATGGGTGATATCGATGTTGCCGGACTGGAGGCAGAGCGTGACGCGCTGTTCGCGGCGGCGCAGACCATTTTGATGGCAGCGCCCGGCGATGATGACATGCCCGAAATGGGTGTAACCCCACTGGTCTGGCATGATGGGGAGATGTTCATCTATCCAAGCCGTCTTTCGGCGCATGTCCGAGCTATGCTCAATGCCGGAACGGCGGCGTTTCTTGTGATCGAGGATGAAGGCCAGGCACAGAATATCTGGGCCAGAAAACGCATAAAGTTTGATGCGGAACTTTCTGAAATTGATCGAAAAACTGAGATTTTTGATGTTGTTTGTGATGCGTTTGCGTCACGCCATGGCCCCACCATGGGATTGATCCGTGATTTTACCGATTTTCATCTTTTGCGGCTTCGTCCGACGGGCGGTGTGATGGTTCTCGGCTTTGCTCAGGCCTACCGGCTTGCTGGTCCCGACCTTGCGGTCAAGGCGCATCTTCGCCAGAGCTAGAACGCTGTTCCGGTGCCGCCTCGCGGATGGCGTTGAGGAAATACATCATCAGCGTTGCAAGCACCAGCGCCGCACCTGCAATCATCGGCATGCTTGGTCGTTCGCCAGTGCCAAGCCATACCCAGAAGGGGGCCAGCACCATTTCCAGCAGCATGAACAGGCTGACAATGGTCGCGCTGGTATGGCGTGGTGCCAGTGTCAGCAGGCCCCATGAAACCGGCATCACGATCAGCCCCATAAGCCCGATGGCGATTGCATTGCCGGTGATGATCGCGCCTGCGGGTGCCATGGCAAATCCAACCAGCCCCGACAGGATGGACCCGATACCAGCGGCGGGAAGCACCGGTACATCTGGATGTCGGCGTGTGATCACGAAGACCACGGCAATACCAAGCGCGGCAAGGCAGCCAAGAAAGCCACCTAGCCATACATTGCCCTCAGGGGCCAGCAAGGCCCCGTCGCCATTCATGATCACCGTCAGCACGCCGATCATGCTCAGTGTAATGGCGATCCATGTACGAGGCGTCGTGCGTTCTGCCAGAATGAAATAGCCAAGCGCGGCGGCCATCAATGGCGCGGTGGCAAGGGCCGTGACAACGACGGTGATCGATGTTTCCATCGTCGCGAAATTGAATGCCATGGCGTTGACAAGGTTGGCCATGACAATCACCAGAGCCGGCACCGTGGCAAGCCCGCGATATTGGGTCATGACACGGCGTCCCTCGAACAAAACCCACAGTGCGCATAAACCGCCGCCGATCAGCACACCGCGCCAGAAGGTCAATCCCCATTCTTCCAGCCCGGACAGCCGGATCAACAGCGTATCCGGGGTGATAAGCAGCGCCCCGGCAAGCGCCATGATCAGCCCTGCAGTGGGGTTTGGCGTCCCTGAAATCAGGCTGTTTTGTGACATGCGGGTGCCGGTCTTTCGTCAGCTGAAGAAGGTCACGAGTGCCGCCAGCGTTTCATCCGGGGCTTCTTCCGGCAGATAATGGCCGCCGGGAACGCCGTGGCCGCTGACATCTTTGGCAACCTGTCGCCACTCGGCAAGCACGTCATAATTGGTCCCCACAAACCCGTCGATCCCCCATAACGCCAGCAACGGCATGGCGAGGGGAGTATCTGCATCGACGGCGTCATGGATCAGGTCGATGCCCGCCGCAGCGCGATAATCCTCACACATGGCGTGAATGGTTTCAGGGCGCTGGAAACATCGCAGATATTCGGCAAAGGCTTCATCTGTAATGGCGCCTTCGGTGCGCCCCCATTGTCCGCATTTGCTGCGCAGAAAAAATTCCGGGTCGGCACCGATCATGCGTTCCGGAAGGGGGGCTGGCTGGATCAGAAAGAACCAGTGGTAATAGGCGGTGGCAAAACGCATGTCGGTCTGGCTGTACATTGCCGCTGTTGGTGCGATGTCGAGGACGGCTATTCGGGTCACCCGGTCAGCATGATCACGGGCCATGCGGTGGGCTACACGCCCGCCACGGTCATGACCGGCAACCATGAAACGATCATGACCTAGATCGCCCATCAAACGGACCATATC containing:
- the mfd gene encoding transcription-repair coupling factor, whose translation is MLAMKRWLAEGRRIVYVARDDARMFAMRDAMARLGNTAALYVFPAWDCLPYDRLSPQNALVGQRVETLARLAETDHSASGGSLLVTTVNALLQRVPTTEYFADRSLILRPGDSTGPARLAEFLSGQGYLRTDTVRETGEFALRGGILDIFPPGCDAPVRLDFFGDELETLRVFDAATQRGATPIEQLVLRPVAEFQLDEDAVERFRTGYRAAFGAMASRDALYESISAARMHPGAEHWLPLFHESLARLTDYCPQWQLVLDHEADAAIAARLTQIGDFFTARQDTAEEDGSMAYRPLPQDRLYLDAGELDGVLASAARLMPYAAPPDPHAEGGNDAGGRAGIVLTNSQTSQSVMAEIAAFIAAERKGDGRMIVIAGAGDGAMARLGELAREHLGVEILNPDSLDDLLAGAVHLIEWPLEAGFQTDQLVVITETDIFGQRLSRPRARRGRGEDFLREVSALEEGDLVVHAEHGIGRYEGLVIIDSSGGPHDCLQIVYAGGDKLYLPVENIEILSRYGSAGTDAQLDRLGGAAWQARVARIKGRVRIMAEQLINIAAQRQTAKAEPLQPEAGSYAEFCARFGFVETDDQLGAIEDVVGDLASGRATDRLICGDVGFGKTEVALRAAFIAAMSGYQVALVAPTTLLARQHGRLFADRFAGFPVKTGVLSRMTSAADARQIRTDIASGDVQIAIGTHALLAKSINFNNLGLLIVDEEQHFGVGQKERLKELRGDIHVLTLSATPIPRTLQMALSGVREMSLIATPPVDRLVVRTFVGPWDGVVLREAIKREMFRGGQVFCVCPRIEDLQRVYDRLTVLVPDARILSAHGRMPAAELDDVMTRFADGDADILLSTNIVESGIDIPTANTMIIHRADMFGLSQLYQLRGRVGRGRQRAYAYLTSDPNRLLTPHARRRLEVMQTLDTLGAGFTLASYDMDIRGAGNLLGDEQSGHVREVGVELYQEMLRQAVETARAGGDTDSTEPDWTPQLNLGLEVRIPEDYVTDLTVRLSLYRRIANLDIASEADGLIAELVDRFGSVPDSVRNLLAVIELKQLCRRIGVERIDVGPKGLSLAFRNNEFSRPEQLVAWISSKAGEVQLRADHKIVMQRTMPAADGRPAICKQIVQELLALGG
- a CDS encoding DsbA family oxidoreductase → MQEQSAQTDIRTVAVEVFADVICPWCYIGKRRLDMAFESRPDIRPSYIWRTFLLNPTMPHEGMERDAYLSAKFGNSAAAVYGRVAAAGLDSGIEFRFDAISRTPDSRPAHRMLIAAGHDSAELSEAVYRAYFVEGQDISDPQVLENIAVAFGRADLIDMAADETVARQLDTHLATGNRMRLDGVPFFIFGGKYAIAGAHLPEHLVPAIDAAAAL
- a CDS encoding DMT family transporter, encoding MSQNSLISGTPNPTAGLIMALAGALLITPDTLLIRLSGLEEWGLTFWRGVLIGGGLCALWVLFEGRRVMTQYRGLATVPALVIVMANLVNAMAFNFATMETSITVVVTALATAPLMAAALGYFILAERTTPRTWIAITLSMIGVLTVIMNGDGALLAPEGNVWLGGFLGCLAALGIAVVFVITRRHPDVPVLPAAGIGSILSGLVGFAMAPAGAIITGNAIAIGLMGLIVMPVSWGLLTLAPRHTSATIVSLFMLLEMVLAPFWVWLGTGERPSMPMIAGAALVLATLMMYFLNAIREAAPEQRSSSGEDAP
- a CDS encoding alpha/beta fold hydrolase produces the protein MFSSEARTIDDIRIAFRRAGDGPPLLLLHGYPQTNMMWHKIAPALAAHFTVIAADLRGYGDSSTPDSDAEHSPYSKRAMAADMVRLMGDLGHDRFMVAGHDRGGRVAHRMARDHADRVTRIAVLDIAPTAAMYSQTDMRFATAYYHWFFLIQPAPLPERMIGADPEFFLRSKCGQWGRTEGAITDEAFAEYLRCFQRPETIHAMCEDYRAAAGIDLIHDAVDADTPLAMPLLALWGIDGFVGTNYDVLAEWRQVAKDVSGHGVPGGHYLPEEAPDETLAALVTFFS